A window of Nitrososphaerota archaeon contains these coding sequences:
- a CDS encoding cupredoxin domain-containing protein: protein MATRNTYIIAVILAIIVIVAISAFVLSGTPGTSPYYTTTGSTTTTNSSTSTSAYPTTTSTTNTSSTTTSTTSQGAAAKITLVAQNFKFNTTNPTITVKAGQQVTFTVVNKDSVSHTFDIQGASGGSTGQISPGQTGTLTVTLSAGTYKYQCAIHPGAMNGQIVAQ from the coding sequence ATGGCGACTAGAAATACGTATATAATCGCGGTGATACTTGCGATTATAGTAATAGTGGCGATATCGGCCTTCGTACTAAGCGGCACTCCAGGGACATCTCCTTACTATACGACCACCGGGTCAACAACCACCACGAATAGTAGCACTTCAACATCAGCTTACCCTACAACCACTAGTACCACCAACACTAGCAGCACAACTACATCTACAACTTCGCAGGGAGCAGCAGCCAAAATAACGCTTGTTGCTCAAAACTTCAAGTTTAACACCACCAATCCGACAATTACAGTCAAGGCAGGACAGCAGGTGACATTTACTGTTGTGAATAAGGATAGTGTATCTCACACCTTTGATATTCAAGGTGCATCTGGTGGTTCAACAGGACAAATCAGTCCTGGGCAGACCGGGACTTTAACTGTGACTTTGAGCGCTGGAACTTACAAGTATCAGTGTGCAATTCATCCAGGAGCGATGAATGGACAGATAGTAGCACAGTAG